AACCCCGAGGCGTGGATCGTCGCGGCCGCCCGCGAGCGCGAGAACGCGCCGCTGATGAAGCAGTCCGGCGCCGACTCGGTCATCACCTCCGCCGACGCCGTCGGCCGGCTGATGGGCCTGTCCACCATCTCCCCGACGCTCGGGTCGGTCATGGAGGACCTGCTCAACTCCGGCATCGGGCTCGAGGTCGCCGAGCGCGACCTGCTGGTCGACGAGGTCGGCAAGCAGCCGCAGCGTCTGGCCGACCAGGTCATCGCCGTCGTACGCGACGAGAAGGTCTTCCGCTACTTCGACCCGGTCGTCGGCACGCTCTCGCGAGGAGACCGGCTGGTCGTCGTGCGCGCCGCGAAGGAGCTGCCCTGGGCGCCGCGGCCGGGCACGCACGACGAGGAGTCCGCCCAGTAGCCTGCGGCAGACGACGTGCCCGAAAAGACCCGAAAAGAGAAGTTAGCCGCTGGCGTCTCGGGTCACCAGCGGCTAACAAGAACAAGACTAGCCGACGATCCGGTGTTCATCATAGAAATGCCTTGCAGTTTGATGAAGATCACCCGGACGGGCTAGGCGAGGTAGTCCGAGGCGGTGATGTGCCCGGTGTTTTCGGGGCGTGCCCCATGCCTGGGATGATGTGCGCATGACCGAGGCGCCCCACAGCCCCGGGTCTGCCGACGAGCAGCCGGGCCTTTCCGAGAACGAGACGCGACTGCTCGACTTCGAGCGCTCCTGGTGGTCGGCCGGCACCGGCCGCGACGAGGCCGTCCGGGAGCAGCTGGGGATGAGCGCGGCCGACTATCACCGCGCGGTCAACGACCTGATCGACAAGCCCGAGGCGCTCACCTATGACGGTGTCCTGGTGCGCCGGCTCCGCCGTCAGCGTGACGCGCGGCGTACGCAGCGTTCGAAGGGTCCGCGCCCGTAGCCCGTCAGGGCTGGTCCGCATAGCCCGACCGGATCATTTGCAGATCTGTGCATTGCATGTGGTTGCACGGTATCGAGGTCGTCGGCTAACGTTCTTCTTGTCAGCCGCTGGTGACCCGAGACGCCAGCGGCTGACTTTTATTTTGCCCAGAAGTCGCCCCCGCAGGTCGAGAAGTCACTCCTGCAGGTCGAGGCGTCACTTCTGCAGGCTCAGAAGTCACGGTGGTGCCTACTCGGCCTGCAGAGGTGACGCCTCGACGGTGCGGGTCAGTCCCGGGCGGTGAGGACGAGCGGCGGGCCGTCCTCGGTGATGGCGACGGTGTGCTCCATGTGGGCGCCGCGGGAGCCGTCGGCGCTGCGCAGCGTCCAGCCGTCGGGGTCGGTGAAGATCTCGTCGGTGGTGTGCAGGAACCACGGCTCGATCGCGATCACCAGACCCGGCTGCAGCTTGAAGCCGCGTCCGGGGCGACCGTCGTTGGCGATGTGCGGGTCGCCGTGCATGGTGCGCCCGACGCCGTGGCCGCCGAACTGGGTGTTGATCTTGAGGCCCTTCTCGCGCGCGACGCTGGCGATGGCGTGCGAGATGTCGCCGATCTTGTTGCCGGCGCGGGCGGCGTCGATGCCGGCCTCGAGGGCGCGGGTGGTGGTCTCGATCAGGTCGAGGTCCTCCTGGCGCGGGGTGCCCACGACGACCGAGAGAGCGGAGTCGGAGACCCAGTTGTCGACGCTGGCCGCGAAGTCGACGCTGAGCAGGTCGCCGTCGGCCAGCGTGTAGTCGTGGGGCAGGCCGTGCAGCACGCCGTCGTTGACCGACGTGCACAGCACCTTGCCGAACGGCATCGCGCCGAAGCTCGGGTGATAGTCGATGTAGCACGACTCCGCGCCGCGGTCCTTGATCATCTTGTGCGCGAGCTCGTCGAGCTCGAGCAGGTTCACACCCACGGCGGCGTGCTCGCGGAGTGCGGTCAGGACATCGGCCACGAATCGGCCCGCGGGCTTCATCTGCTCGATCTGGGTCGGAGTGCGCAGTTCGATCACAGGCAAAGCCTAGCCTGAGAACGGTTCTCAGTAGAACTCACCGGCGCGCATCGCGGAGCACCGCGGCCTTGGAGATCAGGAAACGTCGCTCGGCGAGGTTGGTGGCGCGCACCGAGGCGAGGTCGTACGCCGCGGCAGCACCGTCGAGGTCGCCGGCGAGCTCGAGGAGGTGAGCGCGCACCGCCGGCACCCGAGGATGGTCGGCGAAGCCGGCGTCGCCCGCGTCGGCACAGCTCCGCAGGAGCTCGTTGAGAAGCGCGAGCGCGGGGCCCGCCCCGTCGGCGTAACCGACGGCGACCGCCCTGTTGAGCGTCACGACCGGCCCCGGCGCGACCTCCTCCAGGAGTCCGTAGAGCGCGGTGATCTGCACCCAGTCGGTCTCCTCGGCCGATCGCGCGCGATTGTGGAGCGCGGCGATCGCGGCCTGGATCTGATAGGTGCCGGGCCGACCGGAGCCGATGACCCTGCCGATCAGGTCGACGCCCTCGGCCGTGGCCTCGCTCCGCCACAGCGACCGGTCCTGGTCGGCCAGCGGCACCACCGCACCATGGGCGTCGATGCGCGCCGGGCGGCGAGCGTCGAGCAGCAGCATCAGCGCCAGCAGCCCGCCGAGCTCGCCGTGGCCGCTTCCGGTGATCCGGGAGAGCGCGGTGCGCGCGAGCCGAGCCAGCCGGATCGCCTCGGCGCACAGGTCGACCCGCTGGAGATGGTCGCCCTCGGTCGCGACGTACCCCTCGTTGAAGAGGAGGTAGAGCACCTTCAGCATCGCCGGGATCCTGGCGGAGAGGTCGGCGGTGCCGTCGATCCCGAGCGAGCGGCCCTTGATGGTCGCCTTCGCCCGCGAGATCCGCTGCGCCATCGTCTTCTCCGGCACGAGGTAGGCGTGCGCGATCTCCCGGGTGGTGAGGCCACCCACGGCCCGCAGCGTCAGGGCGACCGCGGAGGCCGGGGTGAGGCTGGGATGGCAGCAGAGCAGGAGCACGTCGAGGGAGTCGTCAGCGGCGTACGTCTCCTGGCCCTCGGGCTCGGCGAGATGGTCGGCACGCTCCCGGTCGCGCCGGCGCGACTCGCTGCGCTTGGCGTCGACGAGCCGGCGCACCGCGGTGGTGACCAGCCAGCCGAGCGGCTGCTCCGGGATGCCCCGCTCCGGCCACGTACGCACTGCCTCGATCAGCGCCTCCTGCACCGCGTCCTCGGCCGTGTCGAAGTCGCCGCAGCGGCGGGTGACGATGGCGACGACCTGCGGCGTGAGCTCACGCAGCAGGTCGCCGCCAGGCATCGGGTCGCTCACTCGATGCTCGCCTCGCCGAAGGCGATGGTGTCCTCGACCGAGGAGCCGTCGGTGCCGTGATACATCCGGCGCACCTGGACGGGCTGCTGGGTCGACCGCCCACCGGCGCCGGGGACGGCGGAGTAGAGCCCGGCGATCTCCAGCGCGCGCGCCTCGGTCTCGGCGTCGATGATCATGTAGCCGGCGACCCACTCCTTGAACTCCTGGAACGGGCCGTCGGTCACGGTCGTGTCGGTGCCGTCGGAGGTGACCACGAACGCCTGGTCGGGCGGCGTGAGCGCCTCGAGCTGCACCAGCTCGCCGGAGTCGGTCAGCGCCTTGTTGAGCCGCTCGTAGTAGCTGGCGTGGCCCTGCAGCTCCTCGGCGCTCCAGCCGGCCATCCCGCCGGGAGTCTTGTCGACGCCGCCGGTGTAGTTCAGGATCATCAGGTAGCGAGGCATGTCCTCACCCTTCCACTTCGGACGCTCCTGGTGAGCGTCATTCATGAGGGGAACGGAGCCGGCCGGGCGATAACTACATGCTTTCGGGGTCGAGATCGGCCTAGTTTTCTCGACATGCTCAGGGCCTATGACGAACAGCTGCGAACCGATGCCGAGACCGCCGGGGCGGTGAGGGTGACCCGGCACGGGCCGCTGCGGCTGGCCACCTTCGGTGGTGGCCGGGGATTCATCTCCTACCAGGACCTCGACGGCGCCGACGTGACCCGGATCGAGGAGCTGGTCTCCGTGGCGGTCGCGCACTTCGACGCCGACCCCGCGATCGAGGAGGTCGAGTGGAAGACCCGCGGCCATGATCATGCTGCGGGGCTTCACGATGCGCTGCTGCGGCAGGGGTTCGCACCCGAGGACCCGGAGTCGATCATGATCGGTGAGGCGGTGCTCCTGGCGGTCGACGTGCCGCTGCCGGAGGAGGTCAGCCTGCGTGCGATCACCAGCGAGGAGGACGTACGCGCCGCCAGCATCGTGCAGGACGCCGTCTTCGGCACGCCGCCGTCGGAAGCCCGGGTCGCCAACCAGCTGCGGGGGATCGCGGCGGGGGAGAGCGAGATGTGGGTCGCCGAGGCGGCCGGCGAGATCCTCAGCGCCGGGCGGATCGACCTCGTCGAGGCCACCGAGTTCGCCGGCATCTGGGGCGGCGCCACCGTGGAGAGCTGGCGTGGCCGAGGCATCTACCGAGCTCTCACCGCTGCCCGGGCCCGCACCGCCATCGCCCGCGGCAAGCGCTTCATCCACAGCGACTCCACCGAGTTCTCCCGCCCCATCCTGGAGCGCTCGGGTCTGGTGAAGGTCGGCACCACCACGCCGTACGTCCGGCGCCGCAGCTGATCAGCCGGGCGGCGGCGCCAGAGCGCGGATCGGGTCGCCGGCCAGCCAGGCTGTGATGTCCTCGACGGCGCCGCCGTAGAAGCGGCGGTAGTTGTCGTCGGTGACATAGCCGAGGTGAGGCGTGGCGACCACGGTGGGGAGGCTGCGGAGGGTGTCGTCGGCCGGAAGGGGCTCGACGTCGAAGACGTCCAGGCCGGCGCCGGCGATCGTGCCGGCGCGCAGGTGCGCGATGAGCACCTCGGTGTCGACCAGCCCGGAGCGGGAGGTGTTGACGAGGTGGGCCGTCGGCTTCATCCGGGCGAGGTCGGCGTCGGCGACGATGTGCCGCGTCGTCTCGGAGAGCACCAGGTGGACCGAGACGACGTCGCTGGTCTCGAACAGCGTGGCCTTCTCGACCGCGCGCACCCCGACCGCCCCGGCCCGCTCGGCGGTGAGATGAGGACTCCAGGCGACCACGTCCATCCCGAACGCCTGCCCGACGGCTGCGACCCGGCTGCCGATCTTGCCGAGCCCGAGCAGGCCGAGAGTGCGCCCGTGCAGGTCGCTGCCGACGGTGTTCTGCCAGGCGCGGCTGGTCGCCTCGGTGACGATGTGGCGGGTCAGCGCGTGGATCAACGCCCAGGTCAGCTCGACCGGCGGATGCGGGCTCGA
The sequence above is drawn from the Nocardioides albertanoniae genome and encodes:
- a CDS encoding YciI family protein, whose amino-acid sequence is MNDAHQERPKWKGEDMPRYLMILNYTGGVDKTPGGMAGWSAEELQGHASYYERLNKALTDSGELVQLEALTPPDQAFVVTSDGTDTTVTDGPFQEFKEWVAGYMIIDAETEARALEIAGLYSAVPGAGGRSTQQPVQVRRMYHGTDGSSVEDTIAFGEASIE
- a CDS encoding DUF3263 domain-containing protein; amino-acid sequence: MTEAPHSPGSADEQPGLSENETRLLDFERSWWSAGTGRDEAVREQLGMSAADYHRAVNDLIDKPEALTYDGVLVRRLRRQRDARRTQRSKGPRP
- a CDS encoding GNAT family N-acetyltransferase — encoded protein: MLRAYDEQLRTDAETAGAVRVTRHGPLRLATFGGGRGFISYQDLDGADVTRIEELVSVAVAHFDADPAIEEVEWKTRGHDHAAGLHDALLRQGFAPEDPESIMIGEAVLLAVDVPLPEEVSLRAITSEEDVRAASIVQDAVFGTPPSEARVANQLRGIAAGESEMWVAEAAGEILSAGRIDLVEATEFAGIWGGATVESWRGRGIYRALTAARARTAIARGKRFIHSDSTEFSRPILERSGLVKVGTTTPYVRRRS
- a CDS encoding D-2-hydroxyacid dehydrogenase family protein; translation: MRCVILDDYQDVARSYAAWDSLDGVDVDSLTTHLEPDALVQALDGAEIVVAMRERTPFPADLLQRLPHLKLLVTTGMRNASIDLQAAARLGVTVCGTPSSPHPPVELTWALIHALTRHIVTEATSRAWQNTVGSDLHGRTLGLLGLGKIGSRVAAVGQAFGMDVVAWSPHLTAERAGAVGVRAVEKATLFETSDVVSVHLVLSETTRHIVADADLARMKPTAHLVNTSRSGLVDTEVLIAHLRAGTIAGAGLDVFDVEPLPADDTLRSLPTVVATPHLGYVTDDNYRRFYGGAVEDITAWLAGDPIRALAPPPG
- a CDS encoding RNA polymerase sigma factor — its product is MSDPMPGGDLLRELTPQVVAIVTRRCGDFDTAEDAVQEALIEAVRTWPERGIPEQPLGWLVTTAVRRLVDAKRSESRRRDRERADHLAEPEGQETYAADDSLDVLLLCCHPSLTPASAVALTLRAVGGLTTREIAHAYLVPEKTMAQRISRAKATIKGRSLGIDGTADLSARIPAMLKVLYLLFNEGYVATEGDHLQRVDLCAEAIRLARLARTALSRITGSGHGELGGLLALMLLLDARRPARIDAHGAVVPLADQDRSLWRSEATAEGVDLIGRVIGSGRPGTYQIQAAIAALHNRARSAEETDWVQITALYGLLEEVAPGPVVTLNRAVAVGYADGAGPALALLNELLRSCADAGDAGFADHPRVPAVRAHLLELAGDLDGAAAAYDLASVRATNLAERRFLISKAAVLRDARR
- the map gene encoding type I methionyl aminopeptidase; translated protein: MIELRTPTQIEQMKPAGRFVADVLTALREHAAVGVNLLELDELAHKMIKDRGAESCYIDYHPSFGAMPFGKVLCTSVNDGVLHGLPHDYTLADGDLLSVDFAASVDNWVSDSALSVVVGTPRQEDLDLIETTTRALEAGIDAARAGNKIGDISHAIASVAREKGLKINTQFGGHGVGRTMHGDPHIANDGRPGRGFKLQPGLVIAIEPWFLHTTDEIFTDPDGWTLRSADGSRGAHMEHTVAITEDGPPLVLTARD